In one Sphingomonas hankookensis genomic region, the following are encoded:
- a CDS encoding cupin domain-containing protein: MVVIDEATTRVREAPPHGKIGMSTAWRITDRVPGRTMEFRRRTLDKGAAIGVHRIDHDEVYQLLSGEGDVTSDGVTRRVAAGTTVYLYAGAEVGIAQRGAKPLALTIAYPLAMPVR; encoded by the coding sequence ATGGTCGTGATCGACGAGGCGACGACGCGGGTGCGCGAGGCGCCGCCGCATGGAAAGATCGGCATGAGCACCGCCTGGCGGATCACCGACCGCGTGCCCGGCCGGACGATGGAGTTCCGCCGCCGCACGCTGGACAAGGGCGCCGCGATCGGCGTCCACCGCATCGACCATGACGAGGTGTATCAGCTGCTGTCGGGCGAGGGCGACGTGACCAGCGACGGCGTGACGCGCCGGGTGGCGGCGGGCACGACCGTCTATCTCTATGCCGGGGCCGAGGTCGGGATCGCGCAGCGTGGGGCCAAGCCGCTGGCGCTGACGATCGCCTATCCGCTGGCGATGCCGGTGCGGTAA
- a CDS encoding carboxylesterase/lipase family protein yields the protein MHHLPIARRDLIAGAAALALVRPARAAPRTADPVVTAPAGRWRGTTEAGVHVFRGIRYGVDPTRFRFQPVTAPAPSRDTLAATDFGPSCPQRANIDDQNEDCLFLNVWTPDARRGANRPVMVYFHGGAYTTGTVVDPLVYGHKLAADGDVVVVTVNHRLNALGYLYLARLDPRFPDSGNVGQRDQLLALRWIRDNIATFGGDPSRVMLFGQSGGGAKIATLLAMPDATGLFHAAATMSGQQVTASGPLNATRRAQAFLARLKATPAEAATLPIARLVDALAAEDPILGGGVYMGPVLDMRSLQRHPFWPDAHPLGRHIPLILGNTREETRAFIAPQPDLHWTNLAERIAPQLRVDAPPEWVVAQYRAQFPAMTPEDILYRATTAGRSWPGQVIEAEARAAAGSPAWVYQLDYASPVRPGGRAAHTDDIPLVFGTLDAPGSMSGTGPAARALSQRMMAAFVSLATHGNPGRDWRHHTLPTRATMVFDTTSQAVNDPRRWERELFARFPYIQPGT from the coding sequence ATGCACCATCTACCGATCGCCCGCCGCGACCTGATCGCCGGCGCCGCCGCACTGGCGCTGGTCCGCCCCGCCCGCGCCGCACCGCGCACCGCCGACCCCGTCGTCACCGCGCCGGCCGGACGCTGGCGCGGAACCACCGAAGCTGGCGTCCACGTCTTTCGCGGCATCCGCTACGGCGTCGACCCGACCCGCTTTCGATTTCAACCCGTTACGGCGCCCGCTCCGTCCCGCGACACGCTGGCCGCGACCGATTTCGGGCCGTCCTGCCCGCAACGTGCCAACATCGACGACCAGAATGAGGATTGCCTGTTCCTCAACGTCTGGACCCCCGATGCCCGGCGCGGCGCCAATCGCCCGGTCATGGTCTATTTCCATGGCGGCGCCTACACGACCGGCACGGTGGTCGATCCGCTGGTCTACGGCCACAAACTGGCGGCGGACGGCGACGTCGTGGTGGTGACGGTCAACCACCGGCTGAACGCGCTGGGCTATCTCTATCTCGCCCGGCTCGACCCGCGCTTTCCCGACAGCGGCAATGTTGGACAACGCGATCAACTGCTCGCACTACGGTGGATACGCGACAACATCGCCACCTTCGGCGGCGATCCGTCCCGCGTCATGCTGTTCGGCCAGTCGGGCGGCGGGGCGAAGATCGCGACCCTCCTGGCGATGCCCGACGCCACCGGCCTGTTCCACGCCGCCGCGACCATGAGCGGCCAGCAGGTCACCGCCTCCGGCCCCCTCAACGCCACCCGCCGCGCCCAGGCATTCCTCGCCCGGCTCAAGGCCACCCCCGCCGAAGCCGCGACCCTGCCGATCGCCCGCCTGGTCGACGCATTGGCGGCCGAGGACCCGATCCTCGGCGGCGGGGTCTATATGGGGCCGGTGCTCGACATGCGGTCGCTTCAGCGCCATCCCTTCTGGCCCGACGCCCATCCGCTCGGCCGCCATATTCCGTTGATTCTAGGGAATACCCGCGAGGAGACCCGCGCCTTCATCGCGCCGCAGCCGGACCTCCACTGGACCAATCTGGCCGAACGCATCGCCCCGCAGCTGCGCGTCGACGCCCCGCCCGAATGGGTCGTCGCCCAGTATCGCGCGCAATTCCCGGCGATGACGCCGGAGGATATCCTCTACCGCGCGACCACCGCCGGGCGCAGCTGGCCGGGACAGGTGATCGAGGCGGAGGCCCGCGCCGCCGCCGGTTCGCCCGCCTGGGTCTACCAGCTCGATTATGCCTCGCCCGTCCGCCCCGGCGGCCGCGCTGCGCATACCGACGACATTCCGCTGGTGTTCGGCACGCTCGACGCCCCCGGTTCGATGAGCGGCACCGGCCCCGCCGCCCGCGCCCTGTCGCAGCGGATGATGGCCGCCTTCGTTTCGCTCGCCACCCATGGCAATCCCGGCCGCGACTGGCGGCACCACACCCTGCCGACCCGCGCGACGATGGTGTTCGACACCACCAGCCAGGCGGTCAACGACCCCCGCCGCTGGGAACGCGAACTCTTCGCCCGCTTCCCCTATATTCAGCCGGGAACCTAG
- a CDS encoding family 43 glycosylhydrolase — MAGAALGGALSALPATGLATPVAAPTPRRGYDNQRIADLGDGRFLNPLMAGDHPDPTILKDGRDYYMTFSTFDSYPGLVIWHSRDLVNWTPRTAALRTNIGAVWAPELTKHKGRYYLYVPTKNPTTSWVIWADHIDGPWSEPIDLKLPDHIDPGHAVGEDGSRWLFLSGGDRIRLSDDGLSTVGTVEHVYDPWRYPDTWDVEGFSPEGPKVTRRGDWFYLVTAVGGTAGPPTGHMVIAARSRSIHGPWEHHPGNPIVRTTSLQEKWWSRGHATLVEGPDGSWWSVYHGYENGYWTLGRQTLLDPVEWTPDGWFRMTGGDLSRPIAKPRGGQAVRHGQPLTDDFGTLALGTKWNFFRPTPEDRARARVQDGALLLDAKGKAPSDGAPLLLIAGDTSYRFECDIEIAPGGTAGLILFYDDQLYCGLGFDERRFVTHQYGIERGRPANPRGRRMRMRVTNDRHIVSFHTSGDDGRTWQRFDRGMEVSGYHHNVRGGFLMLRPGLYSAGAGTARFRDFRFTAL; from the coding sequence ATGGCGGGCGCGGCGCTGGGCGGAGCACTGTCCGCCCTGCCTGCCACCGGACTGGCGACCCCGGTCGCCGCCCCCACGCCCCGGCGCGGCTATGACAACCAGCGGATCGCCGATCTCGGCGACGGACGGTTCCTCAACCCGCTGATGGCGGGCGACCATCCCGATCCGACGATCCTGAAGGACGGTCGCGATTATTACATGACCTTCTCGACCTTCGATTCCTATCCCGGGCTGGTCATCTGGCATTCGCGCGATCTGGTGAACTGGACCCCGCGCACGGCGGCGCTCAGGACCAATATCGGGGCGGTCTGGGCGCCCGAGCTAACGAAGCACAAGGGCCGCTATTACCTCTACGTGCCCACCAAGAACCCGACGACCAGCTGGGTGATCTGGGCCGATCATATCGACGGGCCATGGTCGGAACCGATCGACCTGAAGCTGCCCGACCATATCGATCCGGGCCATGCCGTCGGAGAGGACGGGTCGCGCTGGCTGTTCCTGTCGGGCGGCGACCGCATCCGCCTGTCCGACGACGGGCTGTCGACGGTGGGCACGGTCGAGCATGTCTACGACCCGTGGCGCTATCCCGATACGTGGGATGTCGAGGGGTTCAGCCCGGAGGGACCGAAGGTCACAAGGCGCGGCGACTGGTTCTATCTCGTCACCGCCGTCGGCGGTACGGCCGGGCCGCCGACCGGCCATATGGTGATCGCCGCCCGTTCGCGATCGATCCATGGCCCGTGGGAGCATCATCCCGGCAACCCGATCGTCCGCACGACCTCCCTGCAGGAAAAATGGTGGTCGCGGGGGCACGCGACACTGGTCGAGGGACCGGACGGCAGCTGGTGGTCGGTCTATCACGGCTATGAAAATGGCTATTGGACGCTTGGGCGACAGACGTTGCTCGATCCGGTCGAATGGACGCCCGATGGCTGGTTCCGCATGACCGGCGGCGACCTGTCGCGCCCGATCGCGAAACCGCGCGGCGGACAGGCGGTGCGGCACGGCCAGCCGCTGACCGACGATTTCGGCACGCTGGCGCTCGGCACCAAATGGAATTTCTTCCGTCCGACGCCCGAGGATCGCGCGCGGGCGCGGGTGCAGGACGGCGCGCTGCTGCTCGATGCGAAGGGCAAGGCGCCATCGGACGGTGCGCCGCTGCTGCTGATCGCCGGCGACACCAGCTATCGCTTCGAATGCGATATCGAGATCGCGCCGGGCGGAACCGCCGGGCTGATCCTGTTCTACGACGACCAGCTCTATTGCGGCCTCGGTTTCGACGAACGGCGCTTCGTCACCCACCAATATGGCATCGAACGCGGACGGCCGGCCAATCCCCGTGGCCGCCGGATGCGAATGCGCGTCACCAACGACCGGCATATCGTGTCCTTCCATACCAGCGGCGACGACGGCAGGACATGGCAGCGCTTCGACCGGGGGATGGAGGTATCGGGCTATCACCACAATGTCCGCGGCGGCTTCCTGATGCTGCGGCCGGGGCTGTACTCGGCTGGCGCCGGCACCGCCCGCTTCCGCGACTTCCGGTTCACCGCGCTGTAG
- a CDS encoding TonB-dependent receptor: MEVRTDRRLIRALLAATSLIAVAGAAHAQDAPAPAEPAQTADDAEGEIVVTGFRASLNAALNVKRTSVGAVDAIVAEDIAKFPDQNLAESLQRIPGIAIQRDGGEGRAITVRGLGAQFTRVRVNGLETVTTSSDGASANRDRSFDFNVFASELFSSIVVHKTASADLDEGSLGAVVDLNTGNPLAGKTGVTIAASAVANYNDLSKTVGPRFAGLIGWKSPDGTLGASVSAAYQDTRTKEIGNNTVRWAQARFDSVDGTRCWTAPNRGGTYIASAACDRAALSFHPRIPRYGEVEHSRERLGLTGSVQWSPTDATKVSIDGLYSRFRADRREKWGEVLLRSNERQIDVLNPTYDDNNNMVSATLNDAWVRTEHFYRQSQTEFYQIGGTWDQDVTDKFRFTLLGGYSKSDASVPVETTLVFDDRDAQGYRYDYSDKNSPLLAFGTSVTDPANFQLAEIRDRPSDVVNQFKTAQLRTEWDVAEGFQVRVGGMWRRYDYDITAFTRDTAVCGNGGRDLVLGTITCSASTAFGPSAVYGFQATPQLSELFTLRGAKAPAGTTTQWLIPNLDAATQFTGLYDRPLALDVGNNRGVVEETKGGYLQFDAKGTVFGLEYAANAGIRYVRTDQSSYGINSGVNVTVKRDYEDWLPSMNVALYPTSDIIVRGAIAKVITRPSLGNLTPGGSADGFNFRVTSGNPFLEPFRATNYDLAAEWYFAPQSAFSVALFRKDIASFPVAVTRSGTFTETGLSPSVLVPSSPAAVNPALQGQDIWTIATTTNGTGATLDGIEIALQAPFRFLPGVLRNFGGIVNATFVRSEADYTQQAPATVPGGALPTVTRTETLYNVSKRQFNATLYYEDAKFSARTSVAYRGPYVDGGSGTGNIFEGYDSIANVDASIRYKLTDFLELSLEGTNLTDAYRRRIVDVDARRNYENNHFGRTLLVGARVKM, translated from the coding sequence ATGGAAGTTCGCACCGACCGCCGCCTCATTCGCGCGCTACTTGCCGCGACGTCGCTCATCGCCGTTGCCGGCGCAGCCCACGCACAGGACGCACCCGCCCCCGCCGAACCGGCCCAGACGGCGGACGATGCCGAGGGCGAGATCGTCGTCACCGGGTTTCGCGCGTCGCTGAATGCCGCGCTGAACGTGAAGCGTACGTCGGTCGGCGCGGTCGATGCGATCGTGGCGGAGGATATCGCCAAATTCCCCGACCAGAACCTCGCCGAATCGCTCCAGCGCATTCCTGGCATCGCGATCCAGCGCGACGGCGGCGAAGGCCGCGCGATCACCGTTCGCGGTCTCGGCGCGCAATTCACCCGCGTCCGCGTCAACGGCCTCGAAACCGTCACCACGTCGAGCGACGGCGCCTCGGCCAATCGCGACCGGTCGTTCGACTTCAACGTCTTCGCATCCGAACTGTTCAGCTCGATCGTGGTACACAAGACCGCTTCGGCCGATCTGGACGAAGGGTCGCTGGGCGCGGTGGTCGACCTGAACACCGGCAATCCGCTGGCCGGCAAGACCGGCGTGACCATCGCCGCCTCCGCCGTCGCGAACTATAACGACCTGTCGAAGACGGTCGGACCGCGCTTCGCCGGCCTGATCGGCTGGAAGTCGCCCGACGGGACGCTCGGCGCGTCGGTTTCCGCCGCCTATCAGGATACCCGCACCAAGGAGATCGGCAACAACACCGTCCGCTGGGCGCAGGCGCGCTTCGATTCGGTCGACGGCACGCGCTGCTGGACCGCGCCGAACCGGGGCGGCACCTATATCGCCAGCGCCGCGTGCGACCGTGCCGCTCTGTCCTTCCACCCGCGCATCCCGCGCTATGGTGAGGTCGAGCATAGCCGCGAGCGATTGGGTCTGACCGGCAGCGTGCAATGGTCGCCGACCGATGCGACCAAGGTGTCGATCGACGGCCTCTATTCGCGCTTCCGCGCCGACCGTCGCGAGAAATGGGGCGAGGTGCTGCTGCGCTCCAACGAGCGGCAGATCGACGTGCTCAACCCGACCTATGACGACAACAACAACATGGTGTCGGCGACGCTGAACGACGCGTGGGTGCGGACCGAGCATTTCTATCGCCAGTCGCAGACCGAATTCTACCAGATCGGCGGAACCTGGGATCAGGACGTCACCGACAAGTTCCGCTTCACCCTGCTCGGCGGCTATTCCAAGTCCGACGCCAGCGTGCCGGTCGAAACGACCCTCGTGTTCGACGACCGCGATGCCCAGGGCTATCGCTACGATTACAGCGACAAGAATTCGCCGCTGCTCGCGTTCGGCACCAGCGTCACCGATCCCGCGAATTTCCAGCTGGCCGAAATCCGCGACCGTCCCTCGGACGTGGTGAACCAGTTCAAGACCGCGCAGTTGCGCACCGAATGGGACGTGGCGGAGGGGTTCCAGGTCCGCGTCGGCGGCATGTGGCGGCGCTACGACTATGACATCACCGCCTTCACCCGCGACACGGCGGTGTGCGGCAATGGCGGGCGCGATCTGGTGCTGGGCACCATCACCTGTTCGGCCAGCACCGCGTTCGGCCCGAGTGCCGTTTATGGCTTCCAGGCGACGCCGCAGCTGTCGGAGCTGTTCACGCTGCGGGGGGCAAAGGCGCCGGCGGGCACCACGACCCAATGGCTGATCCCGAACCTCGACGCCGCGACGCAGTTCACCGGGCTGTACGACCGTCCGCTCGCGCTCGACGTCGGCAATAACCGCGGCGTCGTCGAGGAGACAAAGGGCGGCTATCTGCAATTCGATGCCAAGGGCACGGTCTTCGGCCTCGAATATGCCGCCAATGCCGGTATCCGCTATGTCCGCACCGACCAGTCGTCCTATGGTATCAACAGCGGCGTCAACGTGACGGTGAAGCGCGATTACGAGGACTGGCTGCCCTCGATGAACGTCGCGCTGTACCCGACCAGCGACATCATCGTGCGCGGCGCGATCGCCAAGGTCATCACCCGCCCGTCGCTCGGCAACCTGACGCCGGGCGGGTCGGCCGACGGCTTCAACTTCCGCGTGACCAGCGGCAATCCGTTCCTCGAACCGTTCCGCGCGACCAATTACGACCTTGCCGCCGAATGGTATTTCGCGCCGCAATCGGCCTTCTCGGTCGCGCTGTTCCGCAAGGATATTGCGAGCTTCCCGGTCGCCGTCACGCGCAGCGGCACCTTTACCGAAACCGGTCTGTCGCCCTCGGTCCTCGTCCCCTCCTCGCCCGCCGCGGTGAACCCGGCGCTACAGGGACAGGATATCTGGACCATCGCGACGACGACCAACGGCACCGGCGCGACGCTGGACGGGATCGAGATCGCGTTGCAGGCGCCGTTCCGCTTCCTGCCCGGCGTTTTGCGCAATTTCGGCGGCATCGTGAACGCGACCTTCGTCCGGTCGGAGGCCGATTATACGCAGCAGGCGCCCGCGACCGTTCCCGGCGGCGCGCTGCCGACCGTTACCCGCACCGAAACCCTCTACAATGTGTCGAAGCGACAGTTCAACGCGACGCTCTATTACGAAGACGCGAAGTTCAGCGCGCGGACCTCGGTCGCCTATCGCGGGCCCTATGTCGATGGCGGGTCGGGCACCGGCAACATCTTCGAAGGGTATGATTCGATCGCCAATGTCGATGCGTCGATCCGCTACAAGCTGACCGACTTCCTCGAACTGTCGCTGGAGGGCACGAACCTGACCGATGCCTATCGCCGCCGGATCGTCGACGTCGATGCGCGCCGCAATTACGAGAACAACCATTTCGGGCGCACGCTGCTGGTCGGCGCGCGGGTGAAGATGTGA
- a CDS encoding MarR family winged helix-turn-helix transcriptional regulator, which yields MTRFAEHGFPIGMTEPQPHTTTLGRLVGYRLRRASAVFASDFAVTLEGTGIRQIPMGILAVVADNPGINQGTVGRLLGIKRANMVPLINELIEAGLIVRETDPTDRRAFTLGMSAEGQRMLTECVARIEAHEERLLSGFTAAEKATLLDLLERIEQRAVTTD from the coding sequence TTGACGCGGTTCGCGGAACATGGCTTCCCCATCGGCATGACCGAACCGCAACCCCATACCACGACGCTCGGCCGGCTGGTCGGCTATCGCCTGCGCCGCGCCTCCGCCGTCTTCGCCAGCGACTTCGCCGTGACGCTGGAGGGCACCGGTATCCGCCAGATCCCGATGGGCATCCTGGCGGTCGTCGCCGACAATCCGGGGATCAACCAGGGCACGGTCGGCCGCCTGCTGGGGATCAAGCGCGCCAATATGGTGCCGCTGATCAACGAACTGATCGAGGCGGGGCTTATCGTCCGCGAAACCGACCCGACCGACCGCCGTGCCTTCACCCTCGGCATGTCGGCGGAGGGCCAGCGCATGCTGACCGAATGCGTCGCACGGATCGAGGCGCACGAGGAGCGGCTGCTGTCGGGCTTCACCGCTGCCGAAAAGGCGACCCTGCTCGACCTGCTGGAGCGGATCGAACAGCGCGCGGTGACGACCGACTGA
- a CDS encoding pectate lyase family protein, with product MNRRIALALYGLLPFALATPVAQAQNVAVSSGVSAFPGAQGWAAATPGGRGGRILRVTTLAADGPGSLKAALEAKGPRIVVFEVGGVIDLGRTTLTITEPFLTIAGQTAPSPGITLIRGGIDIRAHDVIVRHLRVRPGLDGQPKRSGWEVDAMNTVSARNVIVDHCTMSWALDENLSASGPRFEGATPDDWRRGTSHNITFSYNLLSEGLADASHPKGEHSKGSLIHDNATGVLIWRNIYAHNVERSPLLKGGVQAAVVNNLIYDPGTRAVHYNLMALEWAGHDYQEGKLSAVGNVMRAGPSTDAGLPFLMLGGDGDLRYHGRDNVAVDKHGNPLPMFGRYGVTRAKLIEAKTPPVWPTGLPVLPAQDVETHVLANAGARPWDRDADDIRVLFFVAEGRGKIIDDEREVSEYPHPVPTAAPFVEAEWDLVTMEPKSGRYPGQKGPIQESLSARDRAMRQ from the coding sequence ATGAACCGACGGATTGCCCTGGCCCTATACGGGCTGTTGCCATTCGCTTTGGCCACGCCGGTCGCTCAGGCACAGAATGTCGCGGTGTCTTCGGGGGTTAGCGCGTTTCCCGGCGCGCAGGGATGGGCGGCGGCGACGCCCGGCGGGCGTGGCGGACGCATCCTCCGCGTGACGACGCTGGCGGCGGATGGGCCCGGTTCGCTCAAGGCTGCGCTGGAGGCCAAGGGGCCGCGCATCGTCGTGTTCGAGGTGGGCGGGGTGATCGATCTCGGCCGCACCACGCTGACCATCACCGAACCGTTCCTGACCATCGCCGGACAGACCGCGCCGTCGCCCGGCATCACGCTGATCCGCGGCGGGATCGACATTCGCGCGCATGACGTGATCGTCCGCCACCTGCGCGTGCGCCCGGGCCTCGACGGACAGCCCAAGCGGTCGGGGTGGGAGGTCGACGCGATGAACACCGTGTCGGCGCGCAACGTCATCGTCGACCATTGCACGATGAGCTGGGCGCTGGACGAGAATCTCTCCGCCTCCGGTCCACGGTTCGAGGGGGCGACACCCGACGACTGGCGGCGTGGGACCAGCCATAACATCACCTTCAGCTACAACCTGCTGTCGGAGGGCCTTGCCGATGCCAGCCATCCCAAGGGCGAGCACAGCAAGGGGTCGCTGATCCACGACAACGCGACCGGCGTGCTGATCTGGCGCAACATCTATGCCCATAATGTCGAACGCAGCCCGCTGCTGAAGGGCGGCGTGCAGGCGGCGGTGGTCAATAACCTGATCTACGACCCCGGCACGCGGGCGGTGCATTACAACCTGATGGCGCTGGAATGGGCCGGGCATGACTATCAGGAGGGCAAGCTGTCGGCGGTCGGCAATGTGATGCGCGCCGGGCCGTCGACCGATGCCGGTCTGCCGTTCCTGATGCTCGGCGGCGATGGCGACCTGCGCTATCACGGGCGCGATAACGTGGCGGTCGACAAGCATGGCAATCCGCTGCCGATGTTCGGCCGCTATGGCGTGACGCGGGCGAAGCTGATCGAGGCGAAGACCCCGCCGGTCTGGCCGACCGGGCTGCCGGTGCTGCCGGCGCAGGATGTCGAGACGCATGTGCTGGCCAATGCCGGCGCGCGGCCATGGGACCGCGATGCCGACGACATCCGCGTGCTGTTCTTCGTCGCCGAGGGGCGTGGAAAGATCATCGACGACGAACGCGAGGTGAGCGAATATCCCCATCCGGTGCCGACTGCGGCGCCGTTCGTCGAGGCGGAATGGGATCTGGTGACGATGGAGCCGAAATCGGGACGCTATCCGGGGCAGAAGGGGCCGATCCAGGAATCGCTGTCGGCGCGCGACCGGGCGATGCGGCAATGA
- a CDS encoding LacI family DNA-binding transcriptional regulator codes for MKKTGQPTINDVARLAGVSKKTVSRVINQSPLLNGETRDKVQAVIADLGYIPNPQARALALRRNFLIALIHDNPNAQMVLRVQQGLLEVLRDTEFELLVHPVDRGAPDMRDEIRRFLERQRPYGVMLLPPISENDALAALCAQIGCRYVRMGSAAFDDPAHMVSSNDREAVRGAIDHLLAAGHRRICMIAGPHGFRSAFERQQGYEAAMEAAGLGVQRTWIAQGDYTFESGMRAAERLLDLSPRPTAIFSSNDEMAAGALHIARQRGLDVPENLSIVGFDDTSIASHLWPPLTTVRWPIATMARAAALKLIGDDDDEPDADAPPAEETMFVSTLIRRASVAKPQE; via the coding sequence ATGAAGAAAACCGGCCAGCCGACCATCAACGACGTCGCCCGACTGGCCGGAGTCTCGAAAAAGACGGTCAGCCGGGTCATCAACCAGTCGCCGCTCCTGAATGGAGAGACGCGGGACAAGGTTCAGGCGGTCATCGCCGACCTCGGCTACATTCCCAATCCTCAGGCGCGCGCGCTGGCACTGCGCCGCAACTTCCTGATCGCGCTCATCCACGACAATCCCAATGCGCAGATGGTGTTGCGCGTGCAGCAGGGCTTGCTGGAGGTGTTGCGCGACACCGAATTCGAACTGCTCGTCCATCCGGTCGATCGGGGCGCGCCCGACATGCGCGACGAAATCCGCCGCTTCCTCGAACGGCAGCGTCCCTATGGCGTGATGCTGCTCCCGCCCATTTCCGAAAACGACGCGCTCGCGGCGCTGTGCGCGCAGATCGGCTGCCGCTATGTCCGCATGGGGTCCGCCGCGTTCGACGATCCCGCCCACATGGTCTCGTCGAACGACCGGGAGGCGGTGCGCGGCGCGATCGATCATCTGCTCGCCGCCGGCCATCGCCGCATCTGCATGATCGCCGGCCCGCACGGCTTCCGCTCCGCCTTCGAACGGCAGCAGGGGTATGAAGCGGCGATGGAGGCGGCGGGGCTCGGCGTGCAGCGCACCTGGATCGCGCAGGGCGACTATACCTTCGAATCCGGCATGCGCGCGGCCGAACGGCTGCTCGACCTGTCGCCGCGTCCGACCGCGATCTTTTCCTCGAACGACGAAATGGCCGCAGGCGCGCTGCACATCGCGCGGCAGCGCGGGCTGGACGTGCCGGAAAACCTGTCGATCGTCGGGTTCGACGATACCTCGATCGCCTCGCACCTCTGGCCGCCGCTCACCACGGTCCGCTGGCCGATCGCCACCATGGCCCGCGCCGCCGCGCTGAAGCTGATCGGCGACGATGACGACGAACCCGACGCCGACGCCCCCCCGGCGGAAGAGACGATGTTCGTCTCGACCCTGATCCGCCGCGCCTCGGTCGCCAAACCGCAGGAGTGA
- a CDS encoding MFS transporter, with protein sequence MNDGGTQHGLSRRSMTIAAFSTVVEWYDFTLYLYLATVLSRVFYGGGTTSLAVTLGGFAVSYLMRPLGALVFGQVGDRFGRRRMMLLSMALMTIAMLGIALLPTRDAIGPAAGWLLLGLRCVMAFSVGGEYTGVVAYLYEGARPDRRGLVTSSASAASEVGGLLAVGISAAVVSLLSAEQLAAWGWRIPFFIGAALAATIGIARSTLQESPEFERQQRDGSVPTNPIAHALTHHRVAIARGFAISALGSITYYVGIVYLPSFLTSTGAMGEGDALWLATAAAVMVIAVTPLVGLLSDHVGRKPVLIAICIAAAILPMTMFAWMAGAGSSALIGALVLAALGGAMSAVGAVATAEQLPGEGRLSGLALGATAATAIFGGLTPLVSHWLLESTGWVMVPGAMIAVVALAVAPALLTLRTAPHAPIRD encoded by the coding sequence ATGAACGACGGCGGCACGCAGCACGGCCTTTCGCGCCGGTCGATGACCATCGCCGCCTTTTCGACGGTCGTCGAATGGTACGACTTTACCCTCTATCTCTATCTGGCGACCGTGTTGTCGCGCGTCTTCTATGGCGGCGGTACGACGTCGCTGGCGGTGACGCTGGGCGGGTTCGCCGTATCCTATCTGATGCGACCGCTGGGCGCGCTGGTGTTCGGGCAGGTCGGCGACCGGTTCGGGCGACGGCGGATGATGTTGCTGTCGATGGCGCTGATGACGATCGCCATGCTGGGCATCGCATTGCTGCCAACGCGCGACGCGATCGGCCCGGCGGCGGGGTGGCTGTTGCTGGGCTTGCGCTGCGTCATGGCCTTCTCGGTCGGTGGCGAATATACCGGGGTCGTCGCCTATCTCTACGAAGGGGCAAGGCCCGACCGGCGCGGACTGGTCACCTCGTCGGCCTCGGCGGCGAGCGAGGTCGGCGGGCTGCTCGCGGTCGGCATCTCGGCGGCGGTCGTCTCGCTGCTGTCCGCCGAACAGCTGGCGGCATGGGGCTGGCGCATCCCCTTCTTCATCGGTGCGGCGCTGGCCGCGACCATCGGCATCGCCCGGTCGACACTACAGGAATCGCCCGAATTCGAACGCCAGCAGCGCGACGGATCGGTCCCGACCAACCCGATCGCCCATGCCCTGACCCATCACCGCGTGGCGATCGCGCGCGGCTTCGCCATCTCGGCGCTGGGGTCGATCACCTATTATGTCGGCATCGTCTATCTGCCGTCGTTCCTGACCAGCACCGGCGCGATGGGCGAAGGCGATGCGCTGTGGCTGGCGACCGCCGCCGCCGTGATGGTGATCGCGGTCACGCCACTGGTCGGGTTGTTGTCCGACCATGTCGGGCGCAAGCCGGTGCTGATCGCCATCTGCATCGCCGCCGCGATCCTGCCGATGACGATGTTCGCGTGGATGGCGGGTGCCGGTTCGTCAGCGCTGATCGGGGCGCTGGTGCTGGCGGCCCTGGGCGGGGCGATGAGCGCGGTCGGTGCCGTCGCGACCGCCGAACAGCTTCCCGGCGAAGGACGGCTGAGCGGCCTCGCGCTCGGCGCCACGGCGGCCACCGCGATCTTCGGCGGGCTGACCCCGCTCGTCTCGCACTGGCTGCTGGAATCGACCGGATGGGTGATGGTGCCCGGCGCGATGATCGCGGTCGTGGCGCTGGCGGTCGCTCCGGCGCTGCTGACCCTGCGCACAGCCCCGCACGCTCCGATCCGCGATTAG
- a CDS encoding 2Fe-2S iron-sulfur cluster-binding protein, with protein MPMLRVTTRDGSVREIDGPVGLSVMEAIRDGGIDELAAVCGGCCSCATCHVYVDAGDMALLPPMTADEDDLLDASEHRTARSRLSCQITVFDGLRVEVAPED; from the coding sequence ATGCCGATGCTGCGCGTGACCACTCGCGACGGATCGGTGCGCGAGATCGATGGGCCGGTTGGACTGTCGGTGATGGAGGCGATCCGCGACGGCGGGATCGACGAGCTGGCAGCAGTGTGCGGCGGATGCTGTTCGTGCGCGACCTGCCATGTCTATGTCGATGCTGGCGACATGGCGCTGCTGCCACCGATGACGGCGGATGAGGACGACTTGCTCGACGCGTCGGAGCATCGCACCGCGCGGTCGCGGCTGTCGTGCCAGATCACGGTGTTCGACGGGCTGCGGGTGGAGGTTGCGCCGGAGGACTGA